In Raphanus sativus cultivar WK10039 chromosome 5, ASM80110v3, whole genome shotgun sequence, the following proteins share a genomic window:
- the LOC108860273 gene encoding LOW QUALITY PROTEIN: berberine bridge enzyme-like 10 (The sequence of the model RefSeq protein was modified relative to this genomic sequence to represent the inferred CDS: substituted 1 base at 1 genomic stop codon), whose protein sequence is MEKLLVISLLLILNSVATSQLVTDPVAFLRCLERQPTDPESPNSAVAYIPTNSSFTTVLRSRIPNLRFDKPTTPKPLAIVAAATWTHIQAALGCARELSLQVRIRSGGHDFEGLSYTSTVPFFVLDMFSFRNVDVNLNDGTAWVDAGVTTGELYYRIAEKSNVLGFPAGLCTTLGVGGHFSGGGYGTMMRKYGLSVDNVVGSGIVDSNGNIFTDRVSMGEDRFWAIRGGGAASFGVVLGYKIRLVPVPEKVTVFTVRRTVGEGAVDLIMKWQSFAHSTDRNLFVRLTLTLVNGTKPGEKMVLASFIGMYLGPSDKTLNVMNRDFPELKLKRTDCTEMRWIESVVFXAGYPIGTPISVLLNRTVTTKAFHKRKSDYVKRPISRTGLGLILKKLVEVENVRMYFNPYGGRMGEIPSSRTPFPHRAGNLYKIEYLVSWSEAGDDVEKNQLARARQMYEFMSPYVSNNPREAFFNYRDLDIGSSVNSTYEEGKVYGVKYFKDNFERLVDIKTLIDAENFWKNEQGIPVRR, encoded by the exons ATGGAAAAGTTACTAGTTATATCTCTGCTACTGATCTTAAACTCAGTTGCCACTTCACAACTCGTGACCGATCCTGTGGCTTTCCTCCGATGTCTGGAACGACAGCCGACTGATCCAGAGAGTCCGAACTCTGCCGTAGCTTACATCCCAACCAACTCCTCCTTCACCACCGTACTCCGCAGCCGCATACCTAACCTCCGTTTTGACAAACCCACAACCCCAAAACCGCTCGCCATAGTCGCCGCCGCCACGTGGACACACATTCAGGCGGCGCTAGGATGCGCCCGAGAACTATCTCTTCAGGTTAGGATCCGAAGCGGTGGCCATGACTTCGAAGGACTCTCTTACACGTCAACGGTACCATTCTTCGTGCTCGACATGTTTAGTTTCAGAAACGTCGACGTGAATCTCAACGACGGGACGGCTTGGGTCGATGCCGGCGTTACGACGGGAGAGCTTTACTACCGTATCGCTGAGAAAAGCAACGTTCTTGGATTCCCAGCGGGTTTGTGTACAACGTTAGGTGTTGGTGGACATTTTAGCGGAGGAGGATACGGAACCATGATGAGAAAGTACGGCTTGTCCGTAGACAACGTTGTCGGCTCCGGGATCGTTGACTCTAACGGGAACATATTCACCGACCGGGTTTCAATGGGAGAAGACCGGTTCTGGGCGATACGAGGAGGTGGAGCCGCGAGTTTTGGTGTCGTGCTAGGATACAAGATCCGGCTTGTCCCCGTGCCGGAGAAAGTTACAGTTTTTACCGTCAGAAGAACCGTCGGAGAAGGAGCCGTTGATCTTATAATGAAGTGGCAGAGTTTCGCTCACAGTACAGATAGAAACTTGTTCGTGAGGCTCACGTTAACTTTGGTCAACGGTACAAAGCCTGGTGAAAAGATGGTTTTGGCCTCTTTCATTGGGATGTATTTAGGCCCGTCGGATAAGACGTTGAACGTGATGAACCGGGATTTCCCTGAATTAAAGCTCAAGAGAACCGATTGTACCGAAATGAGATGGATTGAATCGGTCGTGTTCTAGGCCGGTTATCCAATCGGTACACCAATTTCTGTACTACTAAACCGGACGGTGACGACTAAGGCGTTTCATAAACGAAAATCAGACTATGTGAAACGTCCGATTTCGAGAACCGGTCTCGGCTTAATACTCAAGAAGTTGGTTGAGGTTGAGAATGTTAGAATGTATTTTAACCCTTATGGAGGAAGAATGGGTGAGATCCCGAGCTCGAGGACACC CTTCCCACATAGAGCAGGCAATTTGTACAAGATCGAGTATCTCGTAAGCTGGTCGGAAGCTGGAGACGACGTGGAGAAGAATCAGTTGGCACGTGCGAGACAGATGTATGAATTCATGAGTCCATACGTGTCGAATAATCCGAGGGAAGCGTTTTTTAACTACCGTGATCTTGACATAGGGTCGAGTGTGAATTCCACGTACGAGGAAGGTAAAGTCTATGgggttaaatattttaaagacaACTTCGAGAGGTTGGTTGACATTAAAACCTTGATCGATGCTGAAAACTTCTGGAAGAACGAACAAGGTATTCCGGTTCGAAGGTAA